The Bifidobacteriaceae bacterium sequence CCGGCCCGGCTGCAACGGAGCATGATCAGGGCGTCGGCCGGGTCGCAGTTGGCTTCCTCGGCTAGTCGAAGGGCCGCCGCCACGTCATCAGCGTCTTCGAAAACCAACTGGACCGCGCCCAGCAGTTTCAGTATGCCCTCGGTGACCTGGTCCCGGTTCATGCGGTAGGTGCGGCGCAGTACCCAGATCAGTTCGACGGTGGTGATGATGGAGACGTAGCCCGGCCGGTCCGGCGTGAGGCCCCCCGCCAAGCGAGTCGCCTGCTCGCTCTGGCCCGGATCGTCCCCGGTCGCGAAACGGACCAGGACGTTGGCGTCGAGCCCGATCATCGGCCCAAAC is a genomic window containing:
- a CDS encoding type II toxin-antitoxin system VapC family toxin, encoding MIGLDANVLVRFATGDDPGQSEQATRLAGGLTPDRPGYVSIITTVELIWVLRRTYRMNRDQVTEGILKLLGAVQLVFEDADDVAAALRLAEEANCDPADALIMLRCSRAGCSATATLDRRAAALPGMRLLADPP